Proteins encoded together in one Microbacterium sp. ABRD28 window:
- a CDS encoding ComEA family DNA-binding protein, with amino-acid sequence MTGDGEEGRDTARRLGLGAAVVVVLVAVAITVGIGVFRSALAPVDEIPLASETSGEATGEEATQTAPSSSSTELVVHVAGAVGKPGVYVLPPQARVLDAVAAAGGFTETAEPRSVNLARLLADGEQLVVAEIGDHTLEQPPGTVPGDASATGDGKVNLNTADEAALDTLPRIGPALAERIIAWREANGPFTSVDDLLAVSGFGEKMVESLRDLVVL; translated from the coding sequence GTGACGGGAGACGGCGAGGAGGGTCGCGACACCGCCCGCAGACTCGGCCTCGGCGCGGCGGTCGTGGTCGTCCTGGTCGCCGTGGCGATCACCGTCGGCATCGGCGTCTTCCGCAGCGCCCTCGCCCCCGTAGACGAGATCCCCCTGGCATCTGAGACGAGCGGAGAGGCGACGGGGGAGGAGGCGACGCAGACGGCGCCCTCGTCGTCGTCCACGGAGCTCGTCGTGCACGTCGCCGGAGCCGTCGGGAAGCCCGGTGTCTACGTCCTGCCCCCGCAGGCGCGGGTCCTCGATGCTGTGGCCGCCGCGGGTGGGTTCACCGAGACCGCCGAGCCCCGATCCGTGAATCTCGCACGGCTTCTCGCTGACGGCGAGCAGTTGGTCGTCGCCGAGATCGGCGACCACACACTCGAACAGCCGCCGGGTACGGTCCCCGGCGATGCTTCTGCCACCGGCGACGGCAAGGTGAATCTCAACACCGCCGATGAGGCGGCGCTGGACACCCTTCCCCGGATCGGACCCGCCCTGGCCGAGCGCATCATCGCGTGGCGCGAAGCGAACGGACCGTTCACCAGCGTCGACGACCTGCTGGCCGTCTCGGGGTTCGGGGAGAAGATGGTCGAGTCGCTTCGCGATCTGGTCGTCTTGTGA
- the rpsT gene encoding 30S ribosomal protein S20: protein MANIKSQIKRNKTNEKARERNKAVKSELRTEIRRTREAVAAGDKATAEKALAKATKKLDKAVSKGVIHQNQAANRKSAIAKQVASL from the coding sequence GTGGCGAACATCAAGTCGCAGATCAAGCGCAACAAGACCAACGAGAAGGCGCGCGAGCGCAACAAGGCCGTGAAGAGCGAGCTGCGGACCGAGATCCGCCGCACGCGTGAGGCCGTCGCCGCCGGCGACAAGGCCACCGCCGAGAAGGCGCTGGCCAAGGCGACCAAGAAGCTCGACAAGGCCGTCAGCAAGGGTGTCATCCACCAGAACCAGGCCGCGAACCGCAAGTCGGCGATCGCGAAGCAGGTCGCATCGCTCTGA
- the holA gene encoding DNA polymerase III subunit delta, with amino-acid sequence MPARSSSRSAARSSAPRSAIPQLSWRDPQPAPIVLVSGPEEVCAERAIAGLRDYLRAEDASLEVSDIRADDYAAGSLLALTSPSLFGEPRLVRVFGVEKCSDAFLTEALGYLSHPQDGATVLLRHTGASVRGKKLLDAVRAGQGGGVEIACPALKRESDRFDFAAAEFTQARKRIAPGALRALVSAFADDLTELAAACQQLISDVADDINEQTVVRYYGGRVETSAFTVADTAIAGRYGEALIALRHALASGADPVPLVAAIASKLRTMARVAGHREPSSALAARLGLKDWQVDRARRDLSGWSESTLGMAIQAAARADAEVKGASRDPVFALERLVTVIATREPFAGAPR; translated from the coding sequence ATGCCGGCCCGCTCCTCGTCTCGCTCGGCTGCCCGCTCATCGGCGCCGCGCAGCGCCATCCCGCAGCTGTCCTGGCGCGATCCGCAACCCGCTCCGATCGTCCTCGTCTCGGGCCCGGAAGAGGTCTGCGCCGAACGGGCCATCGCGGGCCTCCGCGACTACCTGCGCGCAGAGGACGCGAGTCTGGAAGTGTCCGACATCCGGGCAGACGACTACGCGGCCGGGTCGCTCCTGGCTCTGACCTCCCCGTCCCTGTTCGGTGAGCCTCGTCTTGTGCGCGTCTTCGGTGTGGAGAAGTGTTCCGACGCCTTCCTCACCGAGGCCCTGGGCTATCTCTCCCACCCGCAGGACGGGGCGACCGTGCTCCTGCGCCACACCGGCGCCAGTGTACGGGGCAAGAAGCTGCTGGATGCCGTCCGGGCGGGACAGGGCGGTGGCGTCGAGATCGCCTGCCCGGCGCTCAAACGGGAGTCGGACCGTTTCGACTTCGCCGCGGCCGAATTCACCCAGGCGCGCAAACGGATCGCACCCGGTGCGCTCCGCGCCCTGGTGTCGGCATTCGCCGACGACCTCACGGAGTTGGCGGCCGCATGTCAGCAGCTCATCTCCGATGTCGCCGACGACATCAACGAGCAGACCGTCGTGCGTTACTACGGCGGTCGCGTCGAAACGTCGGCGTTCACCGTCGCCGACACCGCCATCGCCGGCCGCTACGGCGAGGCGCTCATCGCCCTCCGCCATGCCCTCGCCTCGGGGGCCGATCCGGTGCCCCTCGTCGCGGCGATCGCGTCGAAGCTGCGCACGATGGCGCGGGTCGCAGGACACCGCGAGCCATCGTCGGCGCTCGCGGCGCGACTCGGTCTCAAGGATTGGCAGGTCGACCGCGCACGACGCGACCTGTCGGGGTGGTCGGAGTCGACACTGGGGATGGCGATCCAGGCGGCCGCCCGAGCGGACGCGGAGGTGAAGGGCGCCTCACGTGACCCCGTCTTCGCCCTGGAGCGCCTGGTCACCGTGATCGCCACCCGCGAGCCGTTCGCCGGCGCACCCCGCTGA
- a CDS encoding alpha/beta hydrolase — protein MGVQVVLVHGIRTSATMWRAQVEYLRSRDVAVTAVDLPGHGTRRAEMFTLDGAFETIDRAVREAAARGPVLLVAHSMGGLVSIDYVGQEDPPPVAGFVAASCTAIPRGVGLATYRFLARRFDALPDRGMWLTNFVLDRTLPHETRPDFGAGGYAFDAQDVALRSLSVLDLLTALGRIAVPLWFVNGQYDQLRVNERLFMRIAPNAELIVVPRTSHLVTAMRPRVFNALLGVAVATLERDGGKGPPT, from the coding sequence ATGGGGGTCCAGGTCGTGCTCGTCCACGGCATCCGAACGTCGGCCACCATGTGGCGGGCGCAGGTCGAATACCTCCGGTCTCGGGATGTCGCCGTGACGGCGGTCGACCTCCCCGGGCACGGCACCCGCCGCGCCGAGATGTTCACGCTCGACGGCGCGTTCGAGACCATCGACCGCGCCGTCCGCGAGGCGGCCGCCCGCGGGCCCGTGCTTCTCGTCGCCCACTCGATGGGCGGCCTCGTCAGCATCGACTACGTGGGGCAGGAAGACCCTCCGCCGGTCGCAGGTTTCGTCGCCGCATCCTGCACCGCGATTCCGCGGGGCGTGGGACTGGCCACGTACCGCTTCCTCGCCCGACGTTTCGACGCCCTTCCTGACCGCGGCATGTGGCTGACCAACTTCGTCTTGGACCGAACCCTCCCCCACGAGACGCGGCCGGATTTCGGCGCGGGCGGATACGCCTTCGACGCCCAGGACGTGGCGCTGCGAAGCCTCTCGGTCCTGGATCTCCTCACGGCCCTCGGCCGCATCGCGGTGCCGCTGTGGTTCGTCAACGGTCAGTACGACCAGCTGCGTGTGAACGAGCGGCTCTTCATGCGCATCGCGCCGAACGCCGAGCTCATCGTCGTACCGCGGACCAGTCACCTCGTCACCGCGATGCGTCCGCGCGTGTTCAACGCCCTGCTGGGGGTTGCCGTCGCCACGCTCGAGCGGGACGGTGGAAAGGGACCCCCCACCTGA
- a CDS encoding ComEC/Rec2 family competence protein — MSTSPTGKAMRRWRMPVAAVIVWIAAAVATVHPQAAAVIAAAMWTTAVLALAAALAARTASKGRRAVQGPKGLWLVAVVLGLAAAGVASTSVALAAPTVRETQERFPAGRGVEAEILVTGKVERRGAAEWDFDAVALSLTTGAPALAGPGTVVVGVIIADAHRDVLPQLDVGARVRLAAVVVRPYPGDRATLVLRARGEPAVLRPPTGLLAVASELRSGLVTAVDGLPDPGRTLIPGLAVGDTSLVTADLETAMTASSLSHLTAVSGANCALVVGVAYVLAAALGLRRGARTIVSLIALSGFVVLVTPEPSVVRAGVMAAVAMLAVLLGRSGIGLAVLSLAVVALLALDPWLSTSLGFALSVVATGSLLVLAPPLAAGLARVLPASLALILSVPIAAQIACGPLLVLIQPTVPLYGVIANVLAAPAAPVATIVGLLACLSPMIPLVQSGLTALAWVPAAWIAAVAETASALPGSQSPWIGGVGGLLTLAAAGGAMWILVAIRPRRRRAVRALRLVSGLALALVLGIVSGTTALRTLAGPLTLPGAWSVIACDIGQGDAVLVRSDGEVALVDTGPDPVALGACLDRVGVDRIELLVLTHFDIDHTGGVEAVVGRVGTVIHGPLDGVSAARVRSALVAGGAEVREVHQGVSGRLGAASWRTLWPREDSPAFPPGNDASVVIDVRGAGIPSLLLLGDLSAAPQRALVADGVLADSYDLVKVAHHGSADQHLPLYDDVDAAAALITVGRENRHGHPREDILHALAATGTAVARTDEDGLVALWPDDDRLRIFRDAGRAASEGTVGGPR, encoded by the coding sequence GTGAGCACCTCGCCGACGGGGAAGGCGATGAGACGGTGGCGGATGCCGGTGGCCGCCGTCATCGTGTGGATCGCCGCAGCGGTGGCGACTGTTCATCCGCAGGCGGCCGCCGTGATCGCCGCAGCGATGTGGACGACGGCAGTCCTCGCCCTCGCGGCGGCCCTCGCGGCGAGGACGGCCTCGAAAGGTCGCCGTGCCGTCCAAGGGCCGAAAGGCCTGTGGCTGGTCGCCGTGGTGCTCGGATTGGCGGCAGCAGGAGTCGCCTCGACCAGCGTCGCACTGGCCGCCCCGACGGTGCGGGAAACGCAGGAGCGGTTTCCGGCGGGGCGGGGCGTGGAAGCAGAGATCCTCGTCACCGGCAAGGTCGAACGACGCGGCGCCGCGGAGTGGGACTTCGACGCCGTCGCCCTCTCCCTGACCACAGGTGCCCCCGCCCTGGCCGGCCCGGGGACGGTCGTGGTGGGCGTCATCATCGCCGATGCCCATCGTGACGTCCTGCCACAGCTCGACGTCGGCGCCCGAGTCCGGCTCGCCGCCGTCGTCGTTCGGCCCTATCCCGGCGACCGGGCCACGCTCGTCCTCCGGGCGCGTGGTGAGCCGGCGGTCCTGCGGCCCCCGACGGGTCTCCTCGCCGTGGCGTCGGAGCTGCGGAGCGGACTCGTCACCGCCGTCGACGGACTTCCCGATCCCGGACGAACGCTGATCCCCGGCCTCGCCGTCGGCGATACGAGTCTGGTCACGGCAGATCTCGAGACGGCGATGACCGCATCATCGTTGTCGCACCTCACGGCTGTGTCGGGAGCCAACTGCGCTCTCGTCGTCGGCGTGGCGTACGTCCTGGCCGCCGCCCTGGGTCTGCGACGCGGCGCGCGGACGATCGTGTCGCTCATCGCCCTCAGTGGCTTCGTCGTCCTCGTCACTCCGGAACCGAGCGTGGTTCGGGCCGGGGTCATGGCGGCGGTGGCCATGCTGGCCGTGCTCCTCGGTCGCTCCGGGATCGGCCTGGCCGTGCTGAGCCTGGCGGTCGTGGCACTCCTCGCGCTGGACCCCTGGCTCTCCACCTCCCTCGGATTCGCCCTCTCGGTTGTGGCCACCGGCTCGCTCCTCGTCCTCGCTCCGCCGTTGGCGGCCGGGCTCGCACGCGTCCTGCCGGCGTCGCTCGCTCTCATCCTGTCGGTGCCGATCGCCGCGCAGATCGCCTGCGGCCCACTCCTCGTCCTCATCCAGCCCACCGTTCCCCTCTACGGTGTCATCGCGAACGTCCTTGCCGCTCCGGCGGCACCCGTGGCGACGATCGTCGGGCTCCTGGCGTGCCTTTCCCCGATGATCCCGCTCGTGCAGTCGGGCTTGACGGCCCTCGCCTGGGTCCCCGCCGCGTGGATCGCCGCCGTCGCCGAGACGGCGTCTGCGCTCCCCGGGTCGCAGTCCCCGTGGATCGGCGGCGTAGGCGGTCTGCTGACGTTGGCTGCCGCCGGCGGTGCGATGTGGATCCTCGTGGCGATCCGCCCCCGTCGGCGGAGAGCTGTCAGGGCCCTGCGCCTCGTCTCGGGCCTTGCGCTCGCCCTCGTCCTCGGGATCGTCTCGGGAACCACCGCGCTCCGCACCCTCGCGGGGCCCCTCACCCTGCCCGGAGCCTGGAGCGTCATCGCCTGCGACATCGGGCAGGGCGACGCCGTCCTCGTCCGCTCAGACGGGGAGGTCGCCCTCGTCGACACCGGGCCCGACCCCGTGGCGCTGGGGGCGTGTCTCGATCGGGTCGGCGTCGACCGCATCGAGCTGCTCGTGCTCACGCACTTCGACATCGACCACACCGGGGGCGTGGAGGCCGTCGTCGGACGTGTCGGCACCGTCATCCACGGTCCTCTCGACGGGGTGTCGGCTGCTCGGGTGCGATCAGCCCTCGTCGCCGGCGGCGCCGAGGTCCGAGAGGTCCATCAGGGCGTGTCGGGTCGGCTCGGCGCGGCGAGCTGGCGAACTCTCTGGCCGCGCGAGGACTCGCCCGCCTTTCCTCCCGGCAACGACGCCAGCGTGGTGATCGACGTCCGGGGCGCCGGGATTCCGAGCCTTCTGCTTCTGGGCGACCTCTCGGCGGCGCCGCAACGGGCGTTGGTCGCCGACGGCGTGCTGGCCGATTCCTATGATCTGGTGAAGGTCGCCCATCACGGCAGCGCCGATCAGCACCTTCCCCTATACGACGACGTCGATGCTGCGGCGGCGCTGATCACGGTGGGACGGGAGAACCGCCACGGGCACCCTCGGGAGGACATCCTCCATGCGCTGGCGGCGACAGGGACGGCGGTCGCGCGAACGGACGAGGACGGCCTGGTCGCCCTCTGGCCCGACGACGATCGGCTGCGGATCTTCCGCGACGCCGGACGCGCGGCGTCGGAGGGCACTGTCGGCGGTCCTCGCTAG
- a CDS encoding ExeM/NucH family extracellular endonuclease, whose translation MTVTSGALSPTPRRPRRRARTLGVGLLSGALALSGAGLALPAQAAVSVDATVLINEVYGGGGNSGAAFNRDFVELVNTGDTAVDLGSWSVQYASAGGDSWQVTPLTGTTIQPGGKVLVGQATGRDTALPGFDADVEGRIPMSGTEGKVALVDSAEPLTGGAGIAAVDQVVDYVGWGGATDSAGGPAPATTNATSISRDAESSHTAVNAADFTAGTPTPEGAGGDVDPEPTPDPEPTPDPEPEPTGPEAVTIAEIQGTGASTPLNGQTVVTEGIVTAHYPTGGLAGFVIQTPGTGATAGTASDAVFVYAPSTVGQVAEGQTVRVTGLATEFNGLTQVDIRTGSVEVIADGAPVTPLVTGWPADDTGREALESMLIQPEGAFTVTDTYGTNQYGEVPLAFGDGPLVQPTEVALPGSPEAAAVTAENAARRVVLDDGASTNFLSAANAALTPPYVSLTEPVVVGASVTFTEPVIVDYRNNAFKLNPTSPLTGDGSGAGDGVEFEDVRTAAPDEVGGDVSVASFNVLNYFTTLGTDSSSCTAFQSPDGSELNNVRDGCDQRGAWDDADLARQQTKIVSAINALDASVVGLMEIENSAALGEETDEALSSLVDALNADAGTDRWDFVASSDELPDASGLDVITNAIIYQPAEVVTVGDARALGDESGADGAFQNAREPIGQVFAPVDGGEEFLFVVNHFKSKGSVGPWPGDADAGDGQGTSNESRVRQATALAEWVDEIQGDTESVILAGDFNSYGREDPMRVLYEAGYSDAEQGDEYSYVFQGLSGSLDHILVNDAAAARQTGADVWNINAGEALALEYSRFGYHGTEFHADDPYRSSDHDPIKVGLSAGATAPVEVDILTINDFHGRLEANPSGAEAGAAVIAGAVEAKKADNPNTLFVSAGDNIGASTFTSFIQQDNPTIDTLVASGLDLSVVGNHEFDRGFDDLLNRVLPRYGGNLDPENVTEAERLAGQDFGLGANVYAAGTTDPVLPEYALREIDGVSVAFIGTVTPDTATMVDPSGISDIEFGDQLEAANRVADELADTVDPDVIVLLTHSGAATGDCAQLAADADGFGDLATGASPLIDAIVSAHTHQTYACEVPVDGTDRTRPVIQASEYGKAMGQLSLSYDVEADELISIEGTTFPLKDAFPADAEIAAQVAGYVETADELGSAPIGTITGDILRGGTPPGADRGVESSMGNWVADVYLWATSENPAFGGTPAQIALMNPGGLRADLLVGEDGVVTYKEAADVQPFANTLVTVTLTGAQLEEILTQQWKATGDRPKLHLGVSEGFSYEYVEGEPAAGQTVARSGTIVSMSYQGEPIEPTDTFTVVTNSFLANGGDGFPTFTEGTDRTDTGQIDLDATLAYFQAFETVDPAPLGRAILATDLPTEPGEPGTPSEPGQPGTPGQPGAGNQADDPLAVTGAQLPLGVALGGALLLVAGGVFFALRRRTLPAEQ comes from the coding sequence GTGACCGTGACATCCGGTGCCCTATCCCCCACGCCACGCCGACCGAGACGAAGGGCCCGGACGCTCGGCGTCGGTCTCCTCTCGGGAGCCCTCGCCCTGAGCGGTGCGGGTCTCGCCCTGCCCGCGCAGGCCGCGGTGAGCGTGGACGCCACCGTCCTCATCAACGAGGTCTACGGCGGCGGCGGCAACAGCGGCGCGGCGTTCAACCGCGACTTCGTCGAGCTGGTCAACACCGGCGACACCGCCGTCGACCTCGGGTCGTGGAGCGTGCAGTACGCGTCCGCCGGGGGCGACAGCTGGCAGGTCACTCCGCTGACGGGGACGACGATCCAGCCGGGCGGGAAGGTGCTCGTCGGTCAGGCGACCGGAAGAGACACCGCCCTTCCCGGGTTCGACGCCGATGTCGAGGGCCGCATCCCGATGTCGGGGACCGAGGGCAAGGTCGCGCTCGTCGACTCCGCCGAGCCGCTGACGGGCGGCGCGGGCATCGCGGCCGTGGATCAGGTCGTCGACTATGTCGGCTGGGGCGGCGCGACCGACTCCGCCGGGGGGCCGGCGCCTGCCACGACGAATGCCACGAGCATCTCGCGCGATGCCGAGAGCTCGCACACCGCGGTCAACGCTGCCGACTTCACCGCGGGCACCCCGACGCCCGAGGGCGCCGGGGGCGATGTCGACCCTGAGCCCACTCCCGACCCGGAGCCGACTCCCGACCCAGAGCCGGAACCGACCGGCCCCGAGGCGGTCACGATCGCCGAGATCCAGGGCACCGGCGCCTCGACGCCGCTGAACGGCCAGACCGTGGTCACCGAGGGCATCGTCACGGCGCACTACCCCACCGGAGGCCTCGCAGGCTTCGTCATCCAGACGCCCGGCACCGGCGCCACGGCGGGCACCGCGTCCGACGCGGTCTTCGTCTACGCGCCCAGCACGGTCGGTCAGGTCGCCGAGGGTCAGACGGTGCGCGTGACGGGGCTCGCCACCGAGTTCAACGGCCTCACCCAGGTCGACATCCGCACCGGCAGTGTCGAGGTCATCGCCGACGGCGCACCGGTCACGCCGCTCGTCACCGGATGGCCGGCCGACGACACGGGTCGCGAAGCGCTCGAGTCGATGCTGATCCAGCCCGAGGGTGCGTTCACCGTCACCGACACCTACGGCACGAACCAGTACGGCGAGGTTCCCCTCGCCTTCGGCGACGGCCCCCTCGTGCAGCCCACCGAGGTGGCGCTCCCCGGTTCGCCCGAGGCCGCCGCAGTGACCGCCGAGAACGCCGCACGTCGCGTCGTCCTCGACGACGGAGCAAGCACGAACTTCCTCTCCGCCGCCAACGCCGCCCTGACCCCGCCCTACGTCTCGCTCACCGAGCCGGTCGTGGTGGGGGCCTCGGTCACCTTCACCGAGCCGGTGATCGTCGACTATCGCAACAACGCGTTCAAGCTCAACCCGACCTCACCCCTCACCGGTGACGGATCGGGCGCGGGTGACGGCGTGGAGTTCGAAGACGTCCGCACCGCCGCCCCCGACGAGGTCGGCGGCGACGTCAGCGTCGCGTCCTTCAACGTGCTGAACTATTTCACCACCCTCGGCACCGACAGCTCCTCGTGCACGGCGTTCCAGAGCCCCGATGGCTCGGAGCTGAACAACGTGCGCGACGGATGCGACCAGCGCGGAGCCTGGGATGACGCCGATCTCGCGCGTCAGCAGACCAAGATCGTCTCGGCGATCAACGCGCTCGACGCCTCGGTCGTCGGCCTCATGGAGATCGAGAACTCCGCCGCCCTCGGCGAGGAGACCGATGAGGCGCTGTCGAGCCTCGTCGATGCGTTGAATGCCGACGCCGGCACCGACCGCTGGGACTTCGTCGCGTCTTCGGACGAGCTCCCCGACGCCTCGGGACTGGACGTGATCACCAACGCGATCATCTACCAGCCCGCCGAGGTGGTCACCGTCGGTGACGCCCGTGCGCTCGGCGACGAGTCGGGAGCGGACGGCGCCTTCCAGAACGCGCGCGAGCCCATCGGCCAGGTGTTCGCGCCGGTCGACGGCGGCGAGGAGTTCCTCTTCGTCGTGAACCACTTCAAGTCGAAGGGATCGGTCGGTCCGTGGCCGGGTGACGCGGACGCCGGCGACGGCCAGGGAACGTCGAACGAGTCGCGCGTGCGACAGGCGACCGCGCTGGCCGAGTGGGTCGACGAGATCCAGGGCGACACCGAGTCCGTCATCCTCGCGGGTGACTTCAACTCCTACGGGCGGGAAGACCCGATGCGGGTCCTCTACGAGGCGGGCTATTCGGACGCGGAGCAGGGCGACGAGTACAGCTACGTGTTCCAGGGGCTCTCGGGGTCGCTGGACCACATCCTCGTCAACGACGCCGCCGCCGCCCGCCAGACCGGCGCCGACGTCTGGAACATCAACGCCGGCGAGGCACTCGCCCTGGAGTACTCGCGCTTCGGGTACCACGGCACCGAGTTCCACGCCGACGACCCGTACCGCTCGAGCGACCATGACCCGATCAAGGTCGGGCTGAGCGCCGGGGCCACCGCGCCCGTCGAGGTCGACATCCTCACGATCAACGACTTCCACGGTCGCCTGGAGGCCAACCCCTCCGGTGCCGAGGCGGGCGCTGCCGTGATCGCGGGTGCGGTCGAGGCGAAGAAGGCCGACAACCCGAACACCCTGTTCGTCTCGGCCGGGGACAACATCGGAGCGTCGACCTTCACGTCGTTCATCCAGCAGGACAACCCGACCATCGACACGCTGGTGGCTTCGGGTCTGGACCTCTCGGTCGTCGGCAACCACGAGTTCGACCGCGGTTTCGATGACCTGCTGAACCGTGTGCTCCCGCGCTACGGCGGCAACCTCGACCCCGAGAACGTGACCGAGGCTGAGCGCCTGGCCGGCCAGGACTTCGGTCTGGGTGCCAACGTCTACGCCGCCGGCACCACCGACCCGGTGCTCCCGGAGTACGCGCTGCGCGAGATCGACGGAGTGAGCGTGGCCTTCATCGGCACCGTGACTCCCGACACGGCGACGATGGTCGACCCCTCCGGCATCTCCGACATCGAGTTCGGCGACCAGCTGGAGGCCGCCAACCGCGTGGCTGACGAACTGGCCGACACCGTCGACCCCGACGTCATCGTGCTGCTGACCCACTCAGGCGCGGCGACCGGCGACTGCGCGCAGCTCGCTGCCGACGCCGACGGGTTCGGCGACCTGGCAACCGGCGCCTCGCCCCTCATCGATGCCATCGTCTCGGCCCACACGCACCAGACGTACGCGTGCGAGGTTCCCGTGGACGGGACCGACCGGACTCGTCCGGTCATCCAGGCCTCGGAGTACGGCAAGGCGATGGGTCAGCTCTCGCTGAGCTACGACGTCGAGGCCGATGAGCTGATCTCGATCGAGGGGACGACCTTCCCGCTGAAGGACGCCTTCCCCGCCGACGCGGAGATCGCCGCTCAGGTCGCCGGCTACGTCGAGACCGCCGACGAGCTCGGGTCCGCCCCGATCGGAACGATCACCGGTGACATCCTCCGTGGCGGCACGCCTCCGGGCGCCGATCGCGGCGTGGAGTCGTCGATGGGCAACTGGGTCGCCGACGTCTACCTCTGGGCCACCAGCGAGAACCCTGCCTTCGGCGGCACGCCGGCCCAGATCGCGCTGATGAACCCGGGTGGTCTGCGCGCCGATCTGCTGGTCGGCGAGGACGGAGTCGTCACATACAAGGAGGCGGCCGACGTCCAGCCGTTCGCGAACACACTGGTCACGGTGACCCTCACCGGTGCGCAGCTGGAGGAGATCCTGACGCAGCAGTGGAAGGCGACGGGCGATCGTCCGAAGCTGCACCTGGGTGTGTCGGAGGGCTTCAGCTACGAGTACGTCGAGGGCGAGCCGGCGGCAGGTCAGACGGTCGCCCGATCGGGGACCATCGTCTCGATGAGCTACCAGGGCGAGCCGATCGAGCCGACCGATACCTTCACGGTCGTCACGAACTCCTTCCTCGCCAACGGCGGCGACGGGTTCCCGACGTTCACCGAGGGGACCGACCGGACCGACACCGGCCAGATCGACCTGGATGCCACCCTGGCCTACTTCCAGGCGTTCGAGACGGTCGATCCCGCACCGCTCGGCCGCGCGATCCTGGCGACCGATCTGCCGACCGAGCCGGGCGAGCCCGGTACTCCCAGCGAGCCCGGTCAGCCGGGCACGCCGGGTCAGCCGGGCGCGGGAAACCAGGCGGACGACCCGCTCGCCGTGACCGGTGCGCAGCTGCCGCTCGGCGTCGCACTCGGTGGCGCACTGCTCCTGGTCGCCGGCGGGGTGTTCTTCGCCCTGCGCCGACGGACTCTGCCCGCGGAGCAGTGA